Proteins encoded by one window of Erysipelothrix rhusiopathiae:
- the whiA gene encoding DNA-binding protein WhiA, which produces MSFSSEVKHEISTNIYHECCERAFLSAFLQINSNLIIANKRMQIQIEIENAAIAKRLFSLLKERYQVEIDLTVVKKQKLKKNNVYILRVMDRGMEILEDLGIYSSKGMRNTPYSVITLKECCARAYLAGAFLASGSINAPTTANYHMEITCEGEELALYLQKLLNRFDISAKITSRRNRQVVYVKAADHIADFLKITGAHVNTLEFEDIRIQRDFKNSLTRLDNCEVANEVKTIKAGSQQLDAIYKLIEHNRYNQLEDRLIQVGDLRMNHPEASLNELIEYYEAEHNATISKSGLQHRFKKLIELADKLDQEEA; this is translated from the coding sequence ATGTCCTTTAGCAGTGAAGTAAAACATGAAATATCAACAAACATCTATCATGAGTGCTGTGAGCGTGCTTTTTTGTCGGCTTTCTTACAAATTAATTCAAACCTAATTATCGCAAACAAACGGATGCAGATTCAAATAGAGATTGAAAATGCTGCCATCGCGAAACGATTGTTTTCACTTCTAAAAGAACGTTATCAAGTAGAAATTGACTTAACGGTTGTGAAAAAGCAAAAGTTAAAAAAGAACAATGTTTATATTTTACGGGTGATGGATCGCGGTATGGAAATCTTAGAAGACCTTGGAATTTATTCATCTAAAGGAATGCGAAATACCCCATACAGTGTAATTACACTTAAAGAATGTTGTGCACGTGCTTATCTTGCGGGAGCGTTTCTTGCTAGTGGAAGCATTAACGCTCCCACAACAGCGAATTATCATATGGAAATAACCTGTGAAGGTGAGGAACTTGCCCTCTACTTACAAAAACTCTTAAATCGTTTTGATATCTCCGCTAAAATTACCTCAAGACGCAATCGCCAAGTTGTTTATGTTAAAGCTGCAGACCACATTGCGGACTTCTTAAAAATTACCGGAGCACATGTGAATACACTTGAGTTTGAAGATATAAGAATTCAACGTGATTTTAAGAATTCATTAACCCGCCTTGATAATTGTGAGGTTGCGAATGAAGTTAAAACCATTAAAGCGGGAAGTCAGCAATTAGATGCTATCTATAAACTAATCGAACACAATCGTTATAATCAACTGGAGGATCGTTTAATTCAGGTGGGTGACTTACGAATGAATCATCCTGAAGCAAGTTTAAATGAACTTATTGAATATTATGAAGCAGAGCATAATGCAACCATCAGTAAATCAGGGCTTCAACACCGTTTTAAAAAGTTAATCGAGTTAGCCGATAAATTAGATCAAGAGGAAGCTTAA
- a CDS encoding GNAT family N-acetyltransferase, with translation MHYEGVKFNLRDARDSDAGELYNIMCDDRVTKYYGMGRFENIDEALNEIHRFKESETSMDGFRWVISDEMDRYIGDVGCYNHDLDFNCIEVSFKLKYEYWNQGILSEALQYAIDYAFNFKYYNRLQVKVCPENKGCIRLLDKTGFKYEGTLRQAEYEAGQYIDICIYSLLQTDIM, from the coding sequence ATGCATTACGAAGGTGTAAAATTTAACTTGAGAGATGCTAGAGATTCAGATGCTGGTGAACTCTACAATATAATGTGTGACGATCGAGTTACAAAATATTATGGTATGGGTCGTTTCGAAAACATTGATGAGGCTCTCAACGAAATCCATCGATTCAAAGAATCAGAGACCAGTATGGATGGCTTTCGTTGGGTTATTTCTGATGAAATGGATCGTTATATTGGCGATGTAGGATGTTATAATCATGATCTTGATTTTAACTGTATTGAAGTAAGCTTTAAATTAAAATACGAATATTGGAATCAAGGGATTCTGTCCGAAGCATTACAATACGCAATCGATTATGCGTTCAATTTCAAATACTATAATCGTCTCCAAGTTAAAGTTTGTCCTGAAAATAAAGGATGTATTCGGCTTTTAGATAAGACTGGCTTTAAATACGAAGGAACTTTACGTCAAGCAGAGTATGAAGCGGGACAATACATCGATATTTGCATCTACTCCCTCCTTCAAACAGACATTATGTGA
- a CDS encoding GNAT family N-acetyltransferase has protein sequence MISKAVSTDKKELHILWKDAFPNLNRGSVDAYFNNFYRENQCYLAKNNHDEILAAIQVHDKVLSLHDKNIKTSYLVGSFMRPNVLLDTMSSLIETILDEVSKTDIITLCHTDHPEWFEPFGFETVVENYIYTIPAVSLPSLGMEGIVRDPGPESLLEVYRRFTSHFTGNFVRDQNYFGKLKKTMREQNGQIIGLQENGELIAYAIVTNGPHSVEVLECCYDKSGSLVRLLAFVSRSVQDVRLHATVSERLDKIFTEAQRVKAPFLIARVNDKELFERLYHIKIISAYSAFHAFGKPLFNRDFL, from the coding sequence ATGATTTCAAAAGCGGTCAGCACAGATAAAAAAGAATTACATATATTGTGGAAAGATGCGTTTCCAAACTTAAATCGTGGTTCTGTCGATGCTTATTTTAATAATTTTTATCGCGAGAATCAGTGTTACTTGGCTAAAAATAATCATGATGAAATTTTAGCCGCGATTCAAGTTCATGATAAGGTTTTGTCGTTACATGATAAAAATATTAAAACATCCTATCTCGTTGGAAGTTTTATGCGTCCAAATGTTTTGTTGGATACGATGTCCTCACTTATTGAAACGATATTGGACGAGGTATCGAAGACAGACATTATTACTCTATGTCATACAGATCATCCAGAATGGTTTGAACCATTTGGTTTTGAAACAGTAGTGGAAAACTATATCTATACAATTCCAGCTGTTTCACTTCCCTCTTTAGGAATGGAAGGCATCGTACGTGACCCTGGTCCAGAAAGTCTGTTAGAAGTGTATCGTCGTTTCACAAGTCACTTCACCGGAAATTTTGTTCGCGATCAAAATTATTTTGGAAAACTAAAGAAAACAATGAGAGAACAGAATGGTCAAATTATTGGTCTTCAAGAAAATGGGGAATTGATTGCTTATGCAATCGTCACAAATGGCCCGCATTCAGTTGAAGTATTGGAATGTTGTTATGATAAGAGCGGCTCGTTGGTAAGGCTTCTTGCCTTTGTTTCGCGCTCTGTACAAGATGTACGTCTTCACGCTACAGTCTCAGAGCGCTTAGACAAAATATTTACAGAAGCACAACGCGTGAAGGCACCATTTCTAATAGCGCGTGTAAACGATAAGGAATTATTTGAACGTTTGTATCATATAAAAATTATCAGTGCGTATTCGGCGTTCCATGCCTTTGGGAAGCCACTGTTTAATAGGGATTTTTTATAG
- the gap gene encoding type I glyceraldehyde-3-phosphate dehydrogenase produces MTVKVAINGFGRIGRLATRLLTGSKDMEIVAINDLTDAATLAHLLKYDSAQGRFEHDIEVKDGAFVIDGHEIKVLSERDPKNLPWKELGVDVVIECTGFFTTEEKAGMHLEAGARKVIISAPATGDIKTVVYNTNHEILDGSETVISGASCTTNCLAPMAAVLNDKYGIISGTMTTIHAYTNDQNTLDGPHAKGDLRRGRAAAQSIIPNSTGAAKAIGLVIPELQGKLDGGAHRVPVITGSITELVAVVEKATSVEEVNAAMKAAANESFGYTEEQLVSTDIIGMSYGSLFDATQTKVSSIGGVNLVKVASWYDNEASYTNQLVRTAHYVASKF; encoded by the coding sequence ATGACAGTTAAAGTAGCAATTAACGGTTTCGGCCGTATTGGTCGTTTAGCAACACGTTTATTAACAGGTTCAAAAGACATGGAAATCGTGGCAATCAACGACTTAACAGATGCAGCAACATTAGCTCATTTATTAAAATATGATTCAGCACAAGGACGTTTCGAACATGATATCGAAGTTAAAGACGGAGCTTTCGTAATCGACGGACACGAAATCAAAGTTTTAAGCGAACGCGATCCTAAAAACTTACCTTGGAAAGAATTAGGTGTTGACGTAGTTATCGAATGTACAGGTTTCTTCACAACTGAAGAAAAAGCTGGCATGCACTTAGAAGCAGGAGCTCGTAAAGTTATTATTTCAGCTCCAGCAACAGGCGACATCAAAACAGTTGTTTATAACACAAACCATGAAATTCTTGACGGTAGCGAAACAGTTATCTCAGGTGCTTCATGTACAACAAACTGCTTAGCTCCAATGGCTGCAGTATTAAATGACAAGTATGGTATTATTTCAGGAACAATGACAACAATCCATGCTTACACAAATGACCAAAATACATTAGATGGTCCTCATGCTAAAGGTGACTTACGTCGTGGACGTGCAGCTGCACAAAGCATTATCCCTAACTCAACAGGAGCAGCTAAAGCAATTGGTTTAGTAATCCCTGAGTTACAAGGTAAATTAGATGGTGGAGCACACCGTGTTCCTGTAATCACTGGTTCAATCACTGAATTAGTAGCAGTAGTTGAAAAAGCAACATCAGTTGAAGAAGTAAACGCAGCTATGAAAGCAGCAGCTAACGAATCATTCGGTTACACTGAAGAACAACTTGTTTCTACAGACATCATTGGTATGAGCTACGGTTCATTATTTGACGCAACACAAACAAAAGTTTCATCAATCGGTGGTGTTAACTTAGTTAAAGTTGCTTCATGGTATGACAACGAAGCATCATATACAAACCAATTAGTACGTACAGCACATTACGTTGCTTCAAAATTCTAA
- the cysS gene encoding cysteine--tRNA ligase — MKLYNSKSNSLEEFKPIEEGKVSMYVCGPTVYNYAHIGNARPIVVFDLLRRVLETLGYDVKLVSNYTDVDDKIIKKASEEGVDESVISNRYIEAYEKVRKGLHADHVQATPKVTNTMPEIISFIQDLIDHDYAYASKGDVYFRVSKAEEYGAISSQNIDELMVGARIEENSNKENPLDFVLWKDTNDNGIKWDAPWGKGRPGWHTECVVMINNEFKQEIIDIHGGGQDLKFPHHENESAQCRALHNHDLANYWVHNAMLNIDGEKMSKSIGNVMWAQEFIDKLGENATRWLLMSTHYRLTLNITEELVEQTHKELDRIFQGLNKAYIELEKLEFQIDTNYDELRFNQFMDAMSDDLNVANANVVLFDTVKQLNAAVRQREINASDVSKYIVTVEKMLDVLGISYTRIVLDEAARLLFKQWNEAKARKDFDDADRYRGELIERGLL; from the coding sequence ATGAAGTTATATAATTCAAAATCAAATTCCCTTGAAGAGTTTAAACCCATCGAGGAAGGTAAGGTATCCATGTATGTATGTGGTCCAACCGTTTATAACTACGCACATATTGGAAACGCACGTCCCATCGTTGTCTTTGACTTGTTGCGACGCGTTTTGGAGACATTAGGGTACGATGTTAAACTTGTATCAAACTATACTGATGTTGACGATAAAATCATTAAAAAAGCATCAGAGGAAGGTGTTGATGAATCGGTTATTTCAAATCGATACATCGAAGCGTACGAAAAAGTTCGAAAAGGACTTCATGCTGATCATGTACAAGCAACTCCAAAAGTAACGAATACAATGCCAGAGATTATTTCATTTATCCAAGACTTAATCGACCATGATTATGCGTATGCGTCCAAGGGGGATGTATATTTTCGTGTGTCTAAGGCAGAAGAATATGGAGCCATTTCTTCACAAAATATTGATGAATTAATGGTTGGTGCTCGCATCGAAGAAAATAGTAATAAAGAAAACCCACTAGATTTTGTATTGTGGAAAGATACAAATGATAACGGAATTAAATGGGATGCGCCATGGGGAAAAGGAAGACCTGGATGGCATACTGAATGTGTTGTTATGATTAACAACGAATTCAAACAAGAGATTATTGATATTCATGGTGGTGGACAAGATTTAAAGTTCCCTCATCACGAAAATGAATCGGCGCAGTGTAGAGCACTTCATAATCATGATCTTGCGAATTACTGGGTTCATAATGCGATGCTTAATATCGATGGGGAGAAAATGAGTAAGTCCATTGGTAATGTTATGTGGGCTCAAGAGTTTATTGATAAACTGGGTGAAAATGCTACACGATGGTTACTCATGTCGACACATTACCGTCTCACTTTGAATATCACCGAAGAACTTGTGGAACAAACTCACAAAGAATTAGACCGCATTTTCCAAGGTTTAAACAAAGCTTATATTGAGCTTGAAAAGTTAGAATTTCAAATTGACACAAATTATGACGAATTAAGATTTAATCAATTTATGGATGCAATGTCTGATGACTTAAATGTAGCCAATGCGAATGTTGTGCTATTTGATACTGTTAAACAATTAAATGCAGCAGTTCGTCAAAGAGAAATCAATGCGAGTGATGTCTCAAAATATATTGTTACGGTTGAGAAGATGTTGGATGTGTTGGGCATTTCTTATACAAGAATTGTCCTTGACGAAGCAGCACGACTCTTATTTAAACAATGGAATGAAGCAAAAGCACGCAAGGACTTTGATGATGCGGATCGCTATCGCGGTGAACTGATAGAACGAGGATTATTATAA
- a CDS encoding Mini-ribonuclease 3, with protein sequence MMHSGNVLAFVGDAVLSLQVRQYLVEQGITKTKQLQETSVKFVSAMAQADYMKTLLDRNALTEEEMGIYKRGRNAKSASMAKNADVMSYRIATGFEALWGYLHMEGHQERLDELWKEYIETVEI encoded by the coding sequence ATGATGCATTCTGGAAATGTATTGGCTTTTGTTGGAGATGCAGTTTTGTCCCTTCAAGTAAGACAATATTTAGTGGAGCAGGGAATTACGAAAACAAAGCAATTACAAGAAACTTCAGTTAAATTCGTGAGTGCGATGGCACAAGCAGATTATATGAAAACATTATTAGACCGTAATGCGCTGACTGAAGAAGAAATGGGTATCTACAAACGTGGTCGAAATGCTAAGAGTGCATCGATGGCTAAAAATGCAGATGTTATGTCATATCGAATTGCGACAGGATTTGAAGCATTGTGGGGTTATCTCCATATGGAAGGCCATCAAGAACGTTTGGATGAACTTTGGAAAGAATATATAGAAACGGTGGAAATATAA
- the rlmB gene encoding 23S rRNA (guanosine(2251)-2'-O)-methyltransferase RlmB, producing MSNYIFGKNTVTAYLKSGQKPKNLYLFNKGNYQEIVALAKEQGIRVQFVDKFRLDKMADGVHQGVVIEIQDYKYHSLQEIIKGAKNNLIVLCDQLEDPHNLGAILRTCDACGVDGVVVGKHRSVGLTSTVAKVSTGAINTVKVAEATNMVKAIAELKEAGYWVVAAENAVDAVDYTEFNVDMPLVLVVGSEGKGISRLVKKECDILTTIPMQGSVNSLNVSVATGVLLFDIVRRRK from the coding sequence ATGTCGAATTACATTTTTGGGAAAAATACGGTCACTGCATATTTAAAAAGTGGGCAGAAACCAAAGAATTTATATTTGTTCAATAAAGGAAATTACCAAGAAATTGTTGCGCTTGCGAAAGAACAAGGAATTCGTGTACAGTTTGTGGATAAATTTCGACTGGACAAAATGGCTGATGGTGTGCACCAAGGTGTCGTAATTGAAATTCAAGACTACAAATACCACTCACTTCAAGAAATTATTAAAGGCGCAAAGAACAACCTGATTGTCTTGTGTGACCAGCTTGAAGATCCTCATAATTTAGGCGCGATTTTAAGAACGTGTGATGCATGTGGAGTCGATGGCGTTGTCGTTGGAAAACATCGAAGTGTGGGATTAACATCAACGGTTGCGAAAGTTTCTACAGGTGCGATTAATACTGTAAAAGTAGCTGAAGCTACAAATATGGTTAAAGCAATTGCTGAACTTAAAGAAGCTGGTTATTGGGTAGTGGCTGCAGAGAATGCGGTTGATGCAGTAGATTATACTGAATTTAATGTTGATATGCCACTTGTATTAGTTGTGGGTTCCGAGGGTAAAGGAATATCACGATTGGTAAAAAAAGAGTGTGATATATTGACCACAATCCCAATGCAAGGAAGCGTTAATTCATTAAACGTATCCGTCGCAACGGGTGTATTGCTCTTTGATATTGTACGTCGCCGAAAATAA
- a CDS encoding sigma-70 family RNA polymerase sigma factor, with protein MISDFEYLYMIHQNSEDALDIVMGKFKRLLWKRAYELYTQQKPIGISIEDLFQEGFLGFYDAIYTFKEIKDVGFAYYVNLCVISTMRTALRKCRSQSYKLLDSKWSLDLFVTEDKSVYLADMIESQDITSDPVVVAHYQDARKIERKVLETISEKERVIYTMREEGFGYREIAERFNISPKNVDNIIQKVRRRLVAMRDVSHM; from the coding sequence ATGATAAGCGATTTTGAGTATCTTTATATGATTCACCAGAATAGTGAAGATGCATTGGATATAGTAATGGGGAAGTTCAAGCGCTTGCTTTGGAAAAGAGCATATGAACTTTATACTCAACAAAAGCCTATCGGAATTAGTATCGAAGATTTATTTCAAGAAGGATTTCTTGGGTTTTATGATGCCATATATACCTTTAAAGAAATAAAAGACGTAGGATTTGCATATTATGTAAACCTCTGTGTAATTTCGACGATGCGTACAGCATTACGTAAATGCCGATCACAATCGTATAAACTTTTAGATAGTAAGTGGTCCCTGGATTTATTTGTTACAGAAGATAAGTCGGTATATCTTGCGGATATGATTGAGTCGCAAGATATCACAAGTGATCCAGTTGTGGTTGCACATTATCAAGATGCACGAAAAATAGAACGTAAAGTACTTGAAACCATTTCTGAAAAAGAACGCGTAATTTATACAATGCGTGAAGAAGGTTTTGGATATCGTGAAATTGCAGAACGGTTTAATATCTCACCGAAAAATGTGGATAATATCATTCAAAAAGTGAGGCGTCGTCTCGTTGCAATGCGTGATGTTTCCCACATGTGA
- the rpmG gene encoding 50S ribosomal protein L33, whose translation MTNKREKVILVCTDCLSRNYSTFRNHSSVTERLEIKKFCKRCGRHTLHRETK comes from the coding sequence ATGACAAATAAAAGAGAAAAAGTAATCTTGGTATGTACTGACTGCCTTTCACGTAACTACTCTACTTTTCGAAATCATTCAAGTGTTACTGAACGACTTGAGATAAAAAAATTTTGTAAACGATGTGGAAGACACACATTACATAGAGAGACAAAATAG
- the secE gene encoding preprotein translocase subunit SecE: protein MAWFSFAGIKEEIHKIKWPTRKEMTRNTTIVLCFVLFFVAYFLLTEVVLVAALKLIGIGG, encoded by the coding sequence ATGGCTTGGTTTAGTTTTGCTGGAATTAAAGAAGAAATCCATAAAATCAAATGGCCTACTCGTAAGGAAATGACACGAAACACAACAATTGTTTTATGTTTTGTTCTGTTTTTTGTAGCTTACTTTTTACTAACAGAAGTTGTGTTAGTAGCAGCATTGAAATTGATTGGAATTGGTGGATAA
- the nusG gene encoding transcription termination/antitermination protein NusG — protein sequence MEEKKWYVVNTYSGHENRVKENLERRVESMGIEDALFRILVAEEKEIEYKNGKKVEKLRNLFPGYLFVEMIMTDEAWYIVRNTPGVTGFIGSSGGGAKPFPVSDEEIESILRRMGMSDQKLIVNFKEGDTVRILSGPFAGIEGTVDSMNNDSQTAMILTILFGRETPTEISYTDIEAL from the coding sequence ATGGAAGAAAAAAAATGGTATGTTGTTAACACCTATTCAGGACATGAAAACCGTGTTAAAGAAAACTTAGAACGACGCGTAGAATCAATGGGTATCGAAGATGCTTTATTTAGAATTCTTGTAGCTGAAGAAAAAGAAATTGAATATAAGAATGGTAAAAAAGTTGAAAAACTTCGTAACTTATTCCCAGGATATTTATTCGTAGAAATGATTATGACGGATGAAGCGTGGTATATTGTTCGTAATACGCCAGGGGTTACAGGATTTATCGGTTCATCAGGTGGTGGTGCAAAACCATTCCCAGTTTCAGATGAAGAGATTGAATCAATCCTAAGACGCATGGGTATGAGTGATCAAAAACTTATCGTTAATTTCAAAGAAGGCGATACAGTACGCATTCTTTCAGGTCCATTCGCTGGTATTGAAGGAACTGTTGATAGTATGAATAATGATTCTCAAACAGCAATGATTCTTACGATTTTATTTGGTCGTGAGACTCCGACTGAGATTTCATATACAGATATTGAAGCATTATAA
- the mvk gene encoding mevalonate kinase, translating to MSLYGIGSATGKIILMGEHSVVYGKPAIALPFASARIETRVDFHQKETTIDCLYYQGALSSSPSVIAGIKELITITLKFMNKENYGLHISITSTLPPQRGLGSSAAVSVSVVRGLFDAFKIHLSDENLNYLVSVAERIHHSNPSGLDANTIAMGKPVFFERGKRGEVIEVDMDAILVVADTGDSGQTRLAVSEVNAMLKDNPDYVESLMNKLADLTNETRVHLQTRNVGEVGNCMNLAHEVLRTIRVSNEKLDHLTAVALQEGALGAKLTGSGKGGCIIALCANESDSVHVSQKLKEAGAVDTWSYNLNGKQIHE from the coding sequence ATGAGTCTATACGGAATTGGGTCTGCGACCGGAAAGATTATTTTAATGGGTGAACATTCAGTGGTTTATGGTAAGCCAGCGATTGCGTTACCTTTTGCTTCCGCACGCATTGAGACTAGAGTGGATTTCCATCAAAAGGAAACCACAATTGACTGTCTCTATTACCAAGGTGCTTTATCAAGTTCACCTTCTGTGATTGCGGGCATCAAAGAATTGATTACAATAACTTTAAAATTTATGAATAAAGAAAACTATGGTCTTCATATTTCAATTACATCAACATTACCACCACAAAGAGGATTGGGCTCGAGTGCCGCTGTCTCTGTATCTGTTGTTCGTGGTCTTTTTGATGCATTTAAGATTCACTTATCCGACGAAAACTTAAATTATTTGGTATCTGTTGCCGAACGGATCCATCACAGCAATCCGAGCGGTTTGGATGCGAACACCATCGCGATGGGAAAACCTGTGTTTTTTGAACGCGGTAAACGGGGTGAGGTTATCGAAGTTGATATGGATGCAATTCTTGTGGTTGCTGATACCGGTGATTCCGGACAAACACGTCTTGCGGTATCGGAAGTGAATGCAATGCTAAAGGATAATCCTGATTATGTTGAATCGCTTATGAATAAATTGGCTGATTTAACGAATGAAACACGTGTTCATCTTCAAACAAGAAATGTTGGTGAGGTTGGAAATTGTATGAACCTTGCTCATGAAGTTTTAAGAACAATCCGCGTAAGTAATGAAAAATTAGACCACTTGACAGCCGTTGCCTTACAAGAAGGTGCATTAGGCGCTAAATTAACGGGTTCTGGAAAAGGTGGTTGTATTATTGCTTTGTGCGCAAATGAATCGGATTCAGTTCATGTATCTCAAAAATTAAAAGAAGCGGGTGCGGTAGATACTTGGTCTTATAATCTAAATGGAAAACAGATTCATGAATAA
- the mvaD gene encoding diphosphomevalonate decarboxylase: MNKTVRAHTNIALIKYWGKKDNELKIPHNSSLSLTLDQFYTETSVDYDSALTEDVFILDGVLVEGKEKDRVVWYMNALRECYDIPSFARIHSTNAVPKAAGLASSASAFAALAKAATLHLNLSDEEVSRCARLGSGSASRSIYGGFVRWNRGTGDLDSFAQPIAMNPWPEFRMIVCILNDQEKPFLSSQAMNTTVESSVYYPAWVEQTEKDIVLLEQALKDHDIWTVGAIAQGNALRMHASLMAVNMWYFEPQTVEIMNKVRTLQKSIPAFFTMDAGPNVKIMTTSDHVDAILNELEGINTVVCAPGVGVSVHDSL; encoded by the coding sequence ATGAATAAAACAGTTCGTGCTCATACTAATATCGCTTTAATTAAATATTGGGGTAAGAAAGATAATGAATTAAAAATACCGCACAATTCAAGTCTTTCGTTGACTTTAGATCAATTTTATACAGAAACAAGTGTAGATTATGATTCAGCGCTTACTGAGGATGTATTTATCCTGGATGGCGTTTTAGTAGAAGGTAAGGAAAAAGATCGTGTTGTTTGGTATATGAACGCTTTACGTGAGTGTTATGATATACCTTCTTTTGCGCGAATTCATTCGACGAATGCTGTTCCGAAGGCTGCTGGTCTTGCTTCTTCTGCGTCCGCATTTGCTGCGCTTGCGAAAGCGGCGACTTTGCATCTTAATTTGTCGGATGAAGAAGTTTCGCGTTGTGCAAGATTGGGTTCTGGCAGTGCCTCCCGTTCAATTTATGGTGGTTTTGTTAGGTGGAATCGAGGGACTGGGGATCTTGATAGTTTTGCTCAACCCATAGCGATGAATCCTTGGCCTGAGTTTCGAATGATTGTCTGTATCCTTAACGATCAGGAGAAACCATTTTTAAGCAGTCAAGCGATGAACACAACGGTTGAGTCATCTGTCTATTACCCGGCTTGGGTTGAACAGACTGAAAAAGATATTGTTTTACTTGAACAGGCTCTAAAAGACCATGATATTTGGACTGTGGGAGCAATTGCTCAAGGGAATGCGCTTCGGATGCATGCATCTTTGATGGCTGTAAATATGTGGTATTTTGAACCTCAAACAGTCGAAATTATGAATAAAGTTCGTACCTTACAAAAATCAATACCTGCTTTCTTCACAATGGATGCGGGTCCGAATGTAAAGATAATGACGACCTCAGACCATGTTGATGCAATTCTTAATGAGTTAGAAGGTATAAACACAGTGGTATGTGCACCGGGAGTGGGGGTTTCAGTTCATGATTCACTCTAA
- a CDS encoding phosphomevalonate kinase, translated as MIHSKFPGKLFLMGEYAIMEPGQKAVIAAIDRFLNVYIEPSEQFEVNSRYGDLQGTEIFMQNDNLVHVKAAIEMSRRYLKFKKKPMISFKMHIESELDSDNQRKYGFGSSGVVIVAVIDAILKLHDVNLDSLELFKLSVMAQVIVGEMSSGGDLASTCFGGLVAYERYDESWLIVEDMCNMNLVHTSWPGLVIEPLISNSVKLCVGWTGTVNQTAPFVDSVRELSSTNPNYYESFLNDANRLVDLFIIAWNQDNFGMLSQAINNYRLLMLELGNRADINIETNELTALIESAQNLDFPAKISGSGGGDCGFALISENFNEKANTLVHEWEKHGILYLDVGVYET; from the coding sequence ATGATTCACTCTAAATTTCCTGGGAAACTGTTTCTTATGGGTGAGTATGCAATTATGGAACCTGGACAAAAAGCGGTTATTGCGGCTATTGACCGGTTTCTAAATGTATATATCGAACCTTCAGAGCAGTTTGAGGTGAACAGTCGCTATGGTGATCTTCAAGGCACTGAAATTTTTATGCAGAATGATAATTTAGTTCATGTGAAAGCTGCAATTGAAATGTCGAGACGTTATTTAAAATTTAAGAAAAAGCCGATGATTTCTTTTAAAATGCATATTGAAAGTGAACTGGATTCGGATAATCAACGAAAGTATGGATTTGGTTCCAGTGGTGTCGTGATTGTGGCAGTAATTGATGCAATCTTAAAACTTCACGATGTTAACTTAGATTCTTTAGAACTTTTTAAACTCTCGGTGATGGCTCAAGTTATTGTGGGTGAAATGAGTTCTGGTGGTGATTTAGCCTCTACTTGTTTTGGAGGTCTGGTTGCTTATGAACGCTATGATGAATCTTGGTTGATCGTTGAGGATATGTGTAATATGAATCTTGTACATACATCGTGGCCAGGATTGGTGATTGAACCGCTCATATCAAATTCAGTCAAACTTTGTGTAGGATGGACTGGTACGGTAAATCAAACAGCTCCGTTTGTTGATTCAGTACGTGAATTAAGCAGTACAAATCCAAACTATTATGAATCGTTTCTAAATGATGCCAATCGCTTAGTAGATTTATTTATAATTGCTTGGAATCAAGATAATTTTGGGATGCTTTCCCAAGCGATTAATAACTATAGATTGTTGATGCTTGAATTAGGGAATCGTGCTGATATTAATATCGAAACAAATGAATTAACAGCACTTATCGAATCAGCACAAAATCTCGACTTTCCTGCGAAGATATCCGGTTCTGGTGGTGGTGATTGTGGATTCGCATTGATATCTGAAAACTTTAATGAAAAAGCGAACACTTTGGTACACGAATGGGAAAAACATGGTATTCTATATCTAGATGTAGGAGTGTATGAAACGTAA